A stretch of Methanococcus voltae PS DNA encodes these proteins:
- a CDS encoding COG1361 S-layer family protein produces the protein MNRILKMVSIIGLILLIINSCSALAIEEPETTPKVIHPGDDVDIWFKLNNNELLGDNERVEDVYTEIKPSYPFELIQVNPSKGKVTYNYLEDGVSKDMHFKFHVDDDARSNEYKIDVNVKYYVVRYEDGNEEYRYSRSVSRSFYVTVYGDANFELSSEGDVLTPSKTEKIPIIIENKGTGSAKQVTFSVGNTESVNPVETTKFYIGGMAASESTKTYISLHTNEKATEGSYSVPITINWIDQEGLEKQDTINLGLIVKGDLMIGISNIITEPKEIKPKDTYVRIDVSVSNNGHGEAKDINLKLITNYPFRDSWSSSNIKNIGTLTSGTSKSVTFYIDVDKEAQARHYEIPINVSYLDIFNKKHYELEYIDIYVKPKPILELESNEITIENKKGNQVLLKIKNVGNEKAENVKITAVKNTAQPFDYPTKTDSIGTLNINDSGEGLLIIDVDNGVEKQYIINLEVRAVGDSDIGDKQVYISNIPLKINVINGHSELKFIGTIAVIIIVLGSGYYLLEKRKKKKDDE, from the coding sequence ATGAACAGAATTCTAAAAATGGTTTCAATTATTGGATTAATACTATTAATCATAAATTCTTGCTCTGCTTTAGCAATAGAAGAGCCAGAAACCACGCCTAAAGTAATTCACCCCGGTGATGATGTAGATATATGGTTTAAATTGAACAATAACGAATTATTAGGAGATAATGAAAGGGTAGAAGATGTATATACAGAAATAAAGCCTTCATACCCTTTTGAATTAATACAGGTTAACCCTTCAAAAGGTAAAGTAACATATAATTACTTGGAAGACGGTGTTTCTAAAGATATGCATTTTAAATTTCATGTCGATGATGATGCAAGGTCCAACGAGTATAAAATAGATGTAAATGTAAAATATTATGTAGTGAGATATGAAGATGGCAACGAAGAATATAGGTACTCAAGAAGCGTTTCAAGAAGTTTTTATGTAACAGTCTACGGAGATGCTAATTTTGAATTAAGCTCTGAAGGAGATGTACTTACACCATCTAAAACCGAAAAAATACCCATAATTATAGAAAATAAGGGTACTGGTTCAGCAAAGCAAGTTACTTTTTCAGTAGGCAATACAGAATCTGTAAATCCCGTGGAAACAACCAAATTTTACATAGGCGGCATGGCGGCATCGGAAAGCACTAAAACATATATTTCACTACATACCAATGAAAAAGCTACGGAAGGTTCCTATTCAGTACCTATAACCATAAACTGGATAGACCAGGAAGGTTTGGAAAAACAAGATACAATAAACTTAGGTTTGATTGTAAAAGGAGATTTAATGATTGGAATATCCAACATAATCACAGAACCTAAAGAAATAAAACCTAAAGACACCTACGTTCGAATAGATGTCAGTGTTTCAAATAATGGGCATGGTGAAGCAAAAGACATTAACTTAAAATTAATAACCAATTACCCATTTAGAGACAGTTGGAGTAGTTCTAACATAAAAAACATTGGCACATTAACTTCGGGGACTTCCAAATCTGTTACATTCTATATTGATGTAGATAAAGAAGCGCAGGCTAGACACTATGAAATACCAATCAATGTGTCGTACTTGGACATCTTTAACAAAAAACATTATGAATTAGAATATATAGACATCTATGTAAAACCTAAACCAATATTGGAACTAGAATCTAATGAAATAACTATTGAAAATAAAAAAGGAAATCAGGTATTGTTAAAAATAAAAAACGTAGGTAATGAAAAAGCAGAAAATGTAAAAATTACCGCAGTTAAAAACACGGCTCAACCTTTTGATTATCCAACAAAAACTGATTCAATAGGTACTTTGAATATTAATGATTCAGGAGAAGGTTTATTGATAATAGATGTTGATAACGGAGTTGAAAAACAATACATTATAAATTTAGAAGTTAGAGCAGTAGGGGATTCAGATATTGGCGATAAACAAGTTTACATTTCAAATATACCTCTGAAAATTAATGTAATTAACGGACATTCAGAACTTAAATTTATTGGTACAATAGCAGTAATTATAATAGTTTTAGGTTCAGGGTATTATTTACTGGAAAAAAGAAAAAAGAAAAAAGATGATGAATAA
- a CDS encoding efflux RND transporter permease subunit, which yields MIEEILKKIARFSEKRPVLVVITILIMTIVMGSIASNIRMETAFEKMLPQDDEAIKTLYEVRDNFGGTDIVTTAIKIVPSESSEKVTDIRDPRVLELIDFLERDISSVEYVTSVSSPTDVFKEKNNGVIPNDIDTVNHIYNQIPKESQGKIFNNDYTMATLYITSDSGSDSIKNTQLITEIENRVKEAPIPPGTKVILTGTPSLRVLVSRLMNESQYITTVVGLLGVFIVLLFYFRNFLSSMMPLAPVILAVIWTGGSMTLLDIPLDFATTAIASLLLGLGIDYGIHLMHRYHEERKKGESIEEALETAVINTGTAVLATTATTTVGFGALILAPLPTMQNLGKSCSLGIIYCMLAVIILLPSLIVLNDKYIEPFNKKLISKIKFLKRE from the coding sequence ATGATTGAAGAAATACTTAAAAAAATAGCAAGATTTTCCGAAAAAAGACCCGTATTGGTGGTAATCACTATATTAATTATGACTATCGTTATGGGCTCTATTGCATCCAATATTCGAATGGAAACCGCGTTTGAAAAGATGCTACCACAAGATGACGAAGCAATCAAAACACTCTATGAAGTTAGAGACAATTTTGGTGGAACAGATATAGTGACTACAGCTATTAAAATAGTTCCTTCGGAAAGTTCTGAAAAAGTTACAGATATTCGAGACCCCCGAGTCTTAGAGCTTATAGATTTTTTAGAGCGAGATATAAGCAGTGTAGAGTATGTTACATCGGTATCTTCACCGACCGACGTATTTAAGGAAAAAAATAATGGCGTAATACCTAATGATATTGACACAGTTAATCATATTTATAATCAAATCCCTAAAGAATCTCAGGGTAAAATATTCAATAATGACTATACGATGGCTACGTTATATATTACGTCAGATTCAGGTTCTGATTCAATTAAAAATACACAGTTAATTACTGAAATAGAAAATAGAGTTAAGGAAGCTCCAATACCACCAGGAACTAAAGTAATATTAACAGGAACTCCTTCATTGAGAGTTTTAGTTTCAAGACTCATGAATGAAAGTCAATATATAACAACCGTTGTTGGTTTATTGGGTGTATTTATAGTACTTTTATTCTACTTTAGAAATTTTTTATCCTCGATGATGCCATTGGCACCCGTAATCTTAGCAGTTATCTGGACTGGAGGGTCTATGACGTTATTAGACATTCCATTGGACTTTGCTACAACAGCTATTGCTTCATTGCTTTTAGGTTTGGGTATCGATTATGGAATTCACCTTATGCATCGTTACCATGAGGAGAGAAAAAAAGGAGAATCAATTGAAGAAGCGCTTGAAACAGCTGTTATAAATACAGGTACGGCAGTTTTGGCAACCACTGCCACTACGACAGTCGGTTTTGGTGCTTTAATACTTGCTCCATTACCTACTATGCAAAACTTGGGTAAAAGTTGTTCTTTGGGTATAATATACTGTATGTTAGCAGTTATAATCCTATTACCTTCATTAATTGTATTAAATGATAAATATATAGAACCATTTAATAAAAAGCTTATATCAAAAATTAAGTTCTTAAAACGTGAATAA
- a CDS encoding GbsR/MarR family transcriptional regulator, producing MHSDNEKEEVKKTIMELFNEIARLTNLPKSMGEVYSAIYLSEKPLCMDDIIKTLKISKGTASTMIRRLEEIKAIKKVWVEGDRKNYYKISGVIPLMDLVFKRHEAVSNAYYKLNSLMDNDINLETKEFTEKKLYGVIILKEISEKVMETLREYENIDYEELHKKLIDNSKKNKEELSK from the coding sequence ATGCATTCCGATAATGAGAAAGAAGAAGTTAAAAAAACAATTATGGAATTATTTAATGAAATCGCTAGGCTTACGAATTTACCAAAATCGATGGGAGAAGTTTATTCTGCCATTTACTTATCTGAAAAGCCGTTATGTATGGATGACATAATAAAAACCCTTAAGATAAGCAAAGGTACTGCAAGCACTATGATAAGGCGACTTGAAGAAATAAAAGCAATAAAAAAAGTTTGGGTAGAAGGGGACCGTAAAAATTACTATAAGATTAGCGGAGTTATTCCCCTTATGGATTTGGTTTTTAAAAGACATGAAGCTGTGTCTAATGCATATTATAAATTAAATTCCTTGATGGATAATGATATTAACCTAGAAACTAAGGAATTCACGGAAAAAAAACTTTATGGAGTAATTATTCTTAAAGAAATTTCCGAAAAGGTTATGGAAACTCTCAGAGAGTATGAAAATATTGATTATGAAGAATTACACAAAAAATTAATCGACAACTCTAAAAAAAATAAAGAAGAATTGTCGAAATAG
- a CDS encoding RNA-guided pseudouridylation complex pseudouridine synthase subunit Cbf5 translates to MSMEREMLIKEESKTNYEFGTNPYNRDIKSLLETGIVIINKPSGPTSHEVSAWVRDILRVSKAGHGGTLDPKVTGALPIALGNSTKCVPYWHIPPKEYVCIMRLHRDMKESKIGEKEILELFDNFIGKMYQRPPLKASVARKLRVRKIYELKLIEINEEINSVLFWVRCQSGTYLRKLVDDFGEALGVSAHMQELRRVKSGPFFEEEAIYLQDLVDEYIYWKGTGDEQYIREIIKPVEYGLQHMPKVVIKDSAVNAICHGADLYANGITKIEKGIGPEELVLLETLKGEAVAIGKTLANTKKILKSDEEMVIDIERVIMDKNIYPKMWKSSKKKKF, encoded by the coding sequence ATGAGCATGGAAAGAGAAATGTTAATTAAAGAAGAGTCAAAAACAAATTACGAGTTTGGAACTAATCCGTATAATCGTGATATAAAATCTTTGCTAGAAACAGGAATTGTGATAATCAATAAACCATCTGGTCCGACATCCCACGAAGTTTCTGCATGGGTAAGGGATATATTAAGAGTTTCAAAAGCTGGGCACGGGGGTACACTTGACCCAAAAGTAACTGGAGCATTGCCCATCGCACTTGGTAATTCAACAAAGTGCGTACCTTACTGGCACATACCCCCTAAAGAATACGTATGTATTATGAGATTACATAGGGATATGAAAGAATCAAAAATTGGCGAAAAAGAAATATTGGAGCTTTTTGATAATTTCATCGGAAAGATGTATCAAAGACCCCCTTTAAAAGCTTCTGTGGCAAGAAAGTTAAGAGTAAGAAAAATTTATGAGTTAAAACTTATAGAAATAAATGAAGAAATAAATTCAGTGCTGTTCTGGGTAAGATGTCAATCAGGAACTTACTTAAGAAAGTTAGTTGATGATTTTGGTGAGGCCTTAGGTGTTTCAGCACACATGCAGGAATTGAGAAGAGTTAAAAGTGGTCCATTCTTTGAAGAAGAAGCAATTTATTTGCAAGACCTTGTAGATGAATATATCTATTGGAAAGGAACTGGAGATGAACAATATATCCGTGAAATTATAAAACCTGTCGAATATGGTTTACAACACATGCCGAAAGTTGTAATTAAAGATAGCGCGGTAAATGCAATATGCCACGGTGCGGATTTATATGCAAACGGTATAACCAAAATCGAAAAAGGTATCGGTCCAGAAGAACTGGTTTTACTTGAAACATTAAAAGGTGAAGCTGTAGCTATTGGTAAAACTCTTGCAAATACTAAAAAAATTTTAAAATCTGATGAAGAAATGGTCATAGACATAGAAAGAGTAATTATGGATAAAAATATATATCCTAAAATGTGGAAATCATCCAAAAAGAAAAAATTTTAA
- a CDS encoding 4Fe-4S dicluster domain-containing protein: MKITINEEYCKGCDICIQVCPKDVYEKSKQLNKKGIYPPKPVNPNECTHCNLCVLQCPDQAINVELNEE; the protein is encoded by the coding sequence ATGAAGATTACAATAAACGAAGAATACTGTAAAGGTTGCGATATTTGTATCCAAGTATGTCCTAAAGATGTGTATGAAAAATCAAAGCAATTAAATAAAAAAGGTATTTACCCTCCAAAACCTGTAAATCCAAATGAATGCACCCATTGTAACTTATGCGTTTTACAATGTCCTGACCAAGCTATTAACGTAGAATTAAATGAAGAATAA
- the comE gene encoding sulfopyruvate decarboxylase subunit beta — MLTRYQVLKILMEYVTDEYIISNIGIPSKELHDINDRSENFYMLGSMGLASSIGLGLALGKAYENDKKTIVIDGDGSVLMNMGSLSTIGYTKPKNMLLIIIDNCAYGSTGNQSTQCISTDLEMVAKGCKIDAKTLVKEKEIRKTFSELMNEKETKTLVIKTRPHNEKVKNIELEPVVIKERFMDAVTSK, encoded by the coding sequence ATGTTAACAAGGTATCAAGTCCTAAAAATACTAATGGAATATGTAACAGACGAATACATAATATCCAACATAGGAATACCAAGTAAAGAATTACACGATATTAATGATAGAAGCGAAAACTTCTATATGCTTGGTTCTATGGGTCTGGCTTCTTCAATTGGACTTGGATTGGCGTTAGGAAAAGCATATGAAAACGATAAAAAAACAATAGTTATCGACGGAGATGGCTCCGTTTTGATGAATATGGGCTCTTTATCCACAATTGGGTATACAAAACCTAAAAATATGCTTTTAATCATTATCGATAATTGCGCATATGGCTCTACAGGTAATCAATCAACGCAATGTATAAGCACAGATTTGGAAATGGTGGCCAAAGGTTGCAAAATTGATGCTAAAACACTTGTAAAAGAAAAAGAAATAAGAAAAACATTTTCTGAGCTAATGAATGAAAAAGAAACAAAAACATTAGTTATAAAAACCCGTCCACATAATGAAAAAGTTAAAAATATTGAATTAGAGCCTGTAGTTATTAAAGAAAGATTTATGGACGCTGTTACAAGTAAATAA
- a CDS encoding HisA/HisF-related TIM barrel protein, translating to MVILEIIPVLDVLEENAVHGKSGNRESYFPVKSVICNSSNPVDLSNAYISYGVEKVYIADLNAIIAKNKNEMTGKFLNIDSEKNLEIIRKIECDKIIDFGISTLLDYEYYKSFDFKNAKLIIGTETLVDLELINKKDVILSLDFKNGELLSKGYNFEELIEKLNQNPDIPVIVLDISSVGTLKGLNYPLIEKVVKSIKNKVYVGGGVKNISDIDKCKFLEVSGVLIGTSLHNGTLNLKNLIEKY from the coding sequence GTGGTTATTTTGGAAATAATTCCTGTTTTAGATGTTTTAGAGGAAAATGCGGTTCATGGCAAAAGTGGAAATAGAGAATCATATTTTCCCGTGAAATCGGTTATTTGTAATTCTAGCAATCCAGTGGACTTATCAAATGCTTATATATCGTATGGCGTAGAAAAAGTTTATATAGCCGATTTAAACGCAATTATTGCTAAAAATAAAAATGAAATGACTGGAAAATTTTTAAATATAGATTCTGAAAAGAATTTGGAAATTATTAGAAAAATTGAATGTGATAAGATTATTGACTTTGGAATATCTACACTACTTGATTATGAATACTATAAGTCTTTTGACTTTAAAAATGCTAAATTAATCATCGGTACTGAAACACTTGTTGATTTGGAACTTATAAATAAAAAAGACGTAATATTAAGTTTAGATTTTAAAAATGGGGAATTATTAAGCAAAGGATATAATTTTGAGGAATTGATTGAAAAATTAAACCAAAATCCTGATATTCCCGTTATAGTATTGGATATTTCTTCAGTAGGTACTCTAAAAGGTTTAAACTACCCATTAATTGAAAAAGTAGTAAAAAGTATTAAAAACAAGGTTTACGTGGGCGGAGGGGTTAAAAATATCTCAGATATAGACAAATGTAAATTTTTAGAGGTTTCAGGTGTTTTAATAGGCACTTCATTACATAATGGAACTTTAAACTTAAAAAACCTAATTGAAAAATATTAA
- a CDS encoding formylmethanofuran dehydrogenase subunit B: MVKVVKNVVCPFCGTLCDDIEVLVEDGHIVGTRNACRIGNAKFMHYEGSVRYDSPLMRENKKDEFKKVDYETAIEETARLLVESKLPLIYGWSSAECHAQQLGVLLGEKVNGVLDNTASVCHGPSLLAVQDVGYPVATLGETKNRADTVLFWGSNPMHAHPRHMSRYSVFARGFFRERGRKDRQMIVVDPRKTDTAKLADVHLQVEPHKDYELVSAMRAALKGFKIESDYVAGIPTETVYEAVDLCKNAQFGTLFFSMGVTMSRGKHRIIDNAIQLIVDLNAHTKFSLMPMRGHYNVNGFNQVSTWITGYPYGVDFSRGYPRYNPGETASNDLLQRGETDMMLNIASDPGAHFPQKALEHMVKIPLVCIDPHQTPTTELANIVMPTALTGVEVSGTAYRMDGVPIELRKVVDVPEGLLSDAEIISGLLKEVKKME, from the coding sequence ATGGTAAAAGTGGTTAAAAACGTAGTATGTCCATTTTGTGGAACGCTATGTGATGATATTGAAGTTCTTGTGGAAGACGGGCATATTGTAGGTACAAGAAATGCTTGTAGAATCGGAAATGCTAAATTTATGCATTATGAAGGTTCTGTAAGATACGATAGTCCTTTAATGAGAGAAAATAAAAAGGACGAATTCAAAAAAGTAGACTATGAAACGGCTATCGAAGAAACCGCAAGGCTTCTTGTAGAATCAAAACTTCCATTAATCTATGGATGGAGTTCTGCAGAATGTCACGCTCAACAATTGGGTGTATTATTAGGCGAAAAAGTTAATGGTGTGTTAGATAACACCGCGAGTGTATGTCACGGACCATCATTATTGGCAGTACAAGACGTAGGCTATCCTGTAGCCACATTAGGGGAAACTAAAAACAGAGCTGATACAGTTCTATTCTGGGGTAGCAATCCAATGCACGCTCACCCTAGACACATGAGTAGATACTCAGTATTTGCAAGAGGGTTCTTCCGTGAGAGGGGAAGAAAAGACAGACAAATGATTGTTGTCGACCCAAGAAAAACAGATACTGCAAAATTAGCAGATGTTCACCTTCAAGTTGAACCTCATAAAGATTATGAATTAGTAAGCGCTATGAGGGCAGCTTTAAAAGGCTTCAAAATTGAATCTGATTACGTAGCAGGAATTCCTACAGAAACAGTTTACGAAGCTGTGGACCTTTGTAAAAATGCTCAATTTGGTACACTATTCTTCTCAATGGGTGTAACCATGAGTAGAGGAAAGCACAGAATTATCGATAACGCAATTCAGTTAATCGTTGATTTAAATGCTCACACCAAATTTAGCTTAATGCCTATGAGAGGACACTATAACGTGAACGGATTTAACCAGGTTAGCACTTGGATAACCGGTTATCCTTATGGTGTGGATTTCTCGAGAGGATATCCAAGATATAACCCTGGAGAAACCGCTTCAAATGACTTATTACAGAGAGGAGAAACCGACATGATGTTAAACATTGCGTCAGACCCTGGTGCACACTTCCCTCAGAAAGCTTTGGAGCATATGGTTAAAATCCCATTGGTATGTATCGACCCTCACCAAACACCTACAACAGAATTAGCTAACATCGTTATGCCTACTGCATTAACCGGTGTTGAAGTTTCAGGTACCGCATATAGAATGGATGGCGTACCAATTGAACTTAGAAAAGTTGTAGATGTTCCGGAAGGCTTACTTTCAGATGCTGAAATTATCAGTGGGTTATTGAAAGAAGTTAAGAAAATGGAATAA
- the vhuB gene encoding F420-non-reducing hydrogenase associated-polyferredoxin VhuB: MAGIKIQEDACLVCNACSKACPTEAIEIAPFKTCTLCFSCASACPTGALVENNGKLIYNSSKCIKCGNCATACPTGIKKVDDRFPYSKGHCVLCEKCVDACPIDIISIPGKIDKPEREVTIPQEPIKVTEACVGCSECVPVCPVDAISIEDELAVIDTEKCIYCSVCAQTCPWNAIYVAGKKPSKRQKEIKSFTVTEECIGCEKCVEVCPGDMITYNAEDLIVKLPEACPACHLCEQNCPVDAISLEVEYGSAKPVTEEGLVWYEDKCNYCGPCAIKCPTNAINMINQKGLALPSRTKTDKDPEFRMCIRCGACVMKCPTGALKMGKITHEGKEYNRIEFSPALCNECGECVDVCPQDTLKLTGDEKKPLEGYCILCLKCIEACAKTKRNALGLQ, from the coding sequence ATGGCTGGAATTAAAATTCAAGAAGATGCATGTCTTGTTTGTAATGCTTGTTCAAAAGCATGTCCAACCGAGGCAATAGAAATTGCCCCCTTTAAGACCTGTACCTTGTGCTTTTCGTGTGCAAGTGCATGTCCAACAGGGGCATTAGTAGAAAACAATGGTAAGTTAATCTACAACAGTAGTAAGTGTATAAAATGTGGAAACTGTGCAACTGCTTGTCCTACAGGCATTAAAAAAGTTGATGATAGATTCCCATACTCAAAAGGACACTGCGTACTTTGTGAAAAATGTGTTGATGCTTGTCCAATCGATATAATTTCAATCCCTGGAAAAATTGACAAACCTGAAAGAGAAGTTACAATACCTCAAGAACCTATCAAAGTGACAGAAGCTTGCGTAGGTTGTTCAGAGTGTGTACCAGTTTGTCCGGTGGATGCTATTTCAATCGAAGACGAACTAGCAGTTATTGACACAGAAAAATGTATATACTGTAGTGTATGTGCACAAACTTGTCCATGGAACGCCATATATGTGGCAGGTAAAAAACCTTCAAAAAGACAAAAAGAAATTAAATCATTCACAGTTACCGAAGAATGTATCGGTTGTGAAAAATGTGTTGAAGTATGTCCTGGTGACATGATTACATACAATGCAGAAGATTTAATTGTAAAATTGCCAGAAGCTTGTCCTGCATGTCACTTGTGTGAGCAAAACTGTCCTGTGGATGCTATTTCCTTAGAAGTAGAATATGGAAGTGCTAAACCAGTTACAGAAGAAGGATTAGTATGGTATGAAGATAAGTGCAACTATTGTGGACCTTGTGCTATAAAATGTCCTACAAATGCAATTAACATGATTAACCAGAAAGGACTTGCATTACCTTCAAGAACTAAAACAGATAAAGACCCAGAATTTAGAATGTGTATCAGATGTGGTGCTTGTGTTATGAAGTGTCCAACTGGTGCTTTAAAAATGGGTAAAATTACTCATGAAGGTAAAGAATATAATAGAATTGAATTTAGCCCTGCTTTATGTAATGAATGTGGCGAATGTGTAGATGTATGTCCACAAGACACATTGAAACTTACAGGCGATGAGAAAAAACCACTCGAAGGCTACTGTATACTTTGTTTAAAGTGTATAGAAGCTTGTGCTAAAACAAAAAGAAACGCTTTAGGCTTACAATAA
- the vhuU gene encoding F420-non-reducing hydrogenase selenoprotein subunit VhuU produces the protein MVDETKLNLIEIVLRAYDPUYSCAAHMIVEDAEGNVVFEIVNDE, from the coding sequence ATGGTGGATGAAACAAAATTAAATTTAATAGAAATTGTATTAAGAGCATACGACCCTTGATACTCATGTGCTGCTCACATGATTGTGGAAGATGCTGAAGGAAACGTTGTATTTGAAATTGTAAACGATGAATAA
- the vhuA gene encoding F420-non-reducing hydrogenase Vhu subunit A — protein sequence MGKITIAPLTRLEGHGKVTIKLDDSGKPADVKLHITALRGFEQFVIGRPAEEVPRIVPRICGICQTAHHLASVKAVDAAWGAQIPSAAEKQRELMHLGNMIHSHALHFYYLAAPDFVLGPDADPAIRNIVGVIDAAPEVAKKAIAMRRVGQSMVEATGGKPIHPVTGIPGGLSKSMSEEKRDELLAEIDTMIQYGQDGLDLMKSLNEKYLDTINSLGVIDTWYLGLVKDGKHNFYGDTLRFVSPDGSEKMEFKPAEYLDYLGEHVVEHSYVKYPYNKKVGYPEGLYRVGPLAMINVCDSMSTPLAEEARKEFAETFGRPANQSIAYNQARLIELLSACERAKELLEDPEIVSTDVKAEVEPKAGNGVGVVYAPRGTLFHNYETDDNGIVTKANMIVATTHNVPTMEKAIQQAAEVLFKDN from the coding sequence ATGGGTAAAATTACAATAGCACCACTAACCCGTCTTGAAGGGCATGGTAAAGTTACCATCAAGTTGGATGATTCAGGTAAACCAGCTGATGTAAAATTACATATTACCGCTCTCAGGGGTTTTGAACAATTTGTAATTGGAAGACCTGCTGAAGAGGTACCAAGAATAGTCCCAAGAATATGTGGTATTTGTCAAACAGCTCACCACTTAGCTAGTGTTAAAGCTGTTGATGCTGCATGGGGCGCACAAATTCCAAGCGCTGCAGAGAAACAGAGAGAATTAATGCATTTGGGAAATATGATTCACAGTCACGCATTACACTTCTACTACCTTGCAGCCCCAGATTTTGTTCTTGGACCAGACGCAGACCCTGCAATTAGAAATATTGTTGGAGTAATTGATGCGGCTCCAGAAGTAGCTAAAAAAGCTATCGCAATGAGAAGAGTAGGTCAATCAATGGTTGAGGCTACTGGTGGTAAACCTATACACCCAGTAACTGGTATTCCAGGCGGTTTATCAAAATCAATGAGTGAAGAAAAAAGAGACGAACTTTTGGCTGAAATCGATACAATGATTCAATATGGTCAAGATGGACTCGATTTAATGAAATCACTTAATGAAAAATACTTAGATACAATAAACTCATTGGGTGTAATTGATACCTGGTATTTGGGTTTAGTTAAAGATGGTAAACATAACTTCTACGGAGACACTTTAAGATTTGTTTCACCAGATGGTTCCGAAAAAATGGAATTCAAACCGGCTGAATACTTAGACTATCTTGGAGAACATGTTGTAGAACACAGTTATGTAAAATACCCTTACAACAAAAAAGTTGGTTACCCTGAAGGATTATATAGAGTTGGTCCTTTGGCTATGATAAATGTTTGTGATTCGATGTCTACACCTCTTGCAGAAGAGGCTAGAAAAGAATTTGCTGAAACATTTGGAAGACCAGCAAATCAATCAATAGCATACAACCAAGCAAGATTAATCGAATTACTTTCAGCTTGCGAAAGAGCAAAAGAACTTCTCGAAGACCCAGAGATTGTTTCAACAGATGTTAAGGCAGAAGTTGAACCAAAAGCTGGAAATGGCGTTGGTGTTGTATACGCTCCAAGAGGTACTTTATTCCACAACTACGAAACCGATGATAATGGTATCGTAACTAAAGCGAATATGATTGTTGCTACCACGCACAATGTACCTACAATGGAAAAAGCTATCCAACAAGCCGCAGAAGTGCTTTTCAAAGACAATTAA